From Streptomyces sp. SAI-135:
TCGCCATGAACTCGGTGTAGCGGACCTCGGTGTCGACGTCGTACCACCACGACTTCCAGTCGCGGTTCTCCGGGTCTGTGTCTCGCGCGGCGTCCGCCCACTCCTTCGTCGCGCCGATGTACTCGATCGGGGCGTCGAACCACACGTAGAAGACCTTGCCCTCGGCCGCCAGCTCCGGCCAGGTGTCGGCCGGGACCGGCACGCCCCAGTCCAGGTCACGGGTGATCGCGCGGTCGTGCAGGCCCTCGGTCAGCCACTTGCGGGCGATGGAGGAGGCCAGCTGCGGCCAGTCGGCCTCGTGCCGGGAGACCCACTCCTCGACCTCGTGCTGGAGCTTGGACTGCAGGAGGAAGAGGTGCTTGGTCTCGCGGACCTCCAGGTCGGTGGAGCCGGAGATCGCCGAGCGCGGGTTGATGAGGTCCGTCGGGTCCAGGACCCGGGTGCAGTTCTCGCACTGGTCGCCGCGGGCCTTGTCGTAGCCGCAGTGGGGGCAGGTGCCCTCGACGTAGCGGTCCGGCAGGAAGCGGCCGTCGGTGGGCGAGTAGACCTGCCGGATCGCCCGCTCCTCGATGAAGCCGTTCTCGTTGAGGCGGCGGGCGAAGTGCTGGGTGATCTCGACGTTCTGCGCGCTGGAGCTGCGGCCGAAGTAGTCGAACGCGAGCGCGAAGCCGTCGTAGACCGCCTTCTGCGCGTCGTGCGCCTGCGCGCAGAACTCGTCGACGGGCAGCCCCTGCTCCTTGGCGGCCAGCTCGGCCGGGGTGCCGTGCTCGTCCGTCGCGCAGATGTAGAGGACGTCGTGGCCGCGCTGGCGCAGGTAACGGGAGTAGACGTCCGCCGGGAGCATGGACCCCACCATGTTGCCCAGGTGCTTGATCCCGTTGATGTACGGAAGGGCGCTGGTGATGAGGTGTCGAGCCATCGGGGGCTGCTCCCAGGTCGGGTCGTTTCAAACGTGTGCTTGCGAACCTTGAAATCGTAGCCGACATGGGTGGGCCGCCCGCTTCCCGTTTTACGGGGTGGGAAGGGGCGGCCGATCGTCTGCGACGGTGGTGCGGTGCTACGGCGTCAGGGGCGCCAGTTCGCCAGGATGCCCTCGTAGACCTCGGCGTCCGTGAGCTCCTTCGGGGTCTCGCCCGCGAGGAAGTGGGACGTGTTGGGGAGCTTGAGCTTGCGCAGGTAGTCGAAGGCCTTGTTCTCCGGGTCACCGAAGGCGACGAAGGAGAAGAAGACCGTGGGGTGGGACTTCGCCGCCTCCGTCAGGGCCTGGGTGGCGGGGGTCTTCGCGTCCGGGGCGCCGTCGGTCTGGAAGACGACCAGGGCGGGGGTGCCGGGGTTCTCCTTGGTGTGGTGCGCGAGGACTTCCGCCACGGCCGCGTGGTAGCTGGTACGGCCCATGCGGCCGAGGCCGGCGTGGAGCTCGTCGATCTTGTTCTCGTGGTCGGTGAGGGTGAGCTCGCCGGTGCCGTCGAGTTCGGTGGAGAAGAAGACGACGTGCACCGTGGACTCGGGGTCCAGGTGGGCGGCGAGGGCGAGGGTCTGCTCGCCGAGTGCCTGCGCGGAGCCGTCCTTGTAGTACGGGCGCATGCTCGCGGAGCGGTCCAGGACGAGGTACGTCTTCGCGGTGGTGCCGGTGAGGCCGTGGGCGGCGAGGGTGGTGGCGGCGGCGTCGTGGGCGGTGCGGAGGGTGGGGGGTACCGTCACCGACCGGCCTTCGGCCGGGTCGTCGTCGTTCCCACCCGCAGCACCCGTACCACTTTCGTCGTCGGCCGCGGGTGGCCCCTGTGGGGCGTCCTCACCGTCGGCGGCGGGCGCGGGCGCGTGCTCCGCTGCGACGGGGGCGGCAACCTCGGCGACCGGCTCGGGCTCGGGCTCCAGCTCGGGTACGACCGGCTCCGGCTCCGGCTCTACGACCGTCTCGGGCTCCGGGGCGGGGACGACCTCGGCGACCGGCTCGGGCTCGGGCTCGGGGGCGGGTTCCGCCTCCGCGGCCTGCGGCTCGGGGGCGGGTTCCGCCTCCGCGGCCTGCGGCTCGGCCTCGTCCACCGAAGCGGGCGCCGGCTCTTCAGCCACCGGCTCCTCTACGGCGGGCTCAGCCGCCTCAGTCGTCTCGGCCGCCTCAGTCGTCTCGGCTACGACCTCCTCAGCGCCCTGCTTCTCGTCCGCAGCCTCGGTCACCGCGGGGGCCTCCTCCGCGGCCGGTGCCTCCTTGGCGGGCTCCTCCGCGACAGGCGCCGACGTCGGCTGCTCCGGCTCGGTGACCGGTGCCTCGGCCGGCACCGCCTCGGGCGACACCGGCGTCTCCTCCGCCGCCGCCCCCGCCGGAGGCGCCTGCTTCGGGACCGTCACGTTGTTGAACGCGGCCGAGACCAGTTCGTGCTCGGAATCGGAATCGGTGTCCGGTGCCTCGGCGCGGGGTTCGGGAACCGTGGCCGTCGCCGTCGCCGGAGGCGCCTGGGTCGGTGCCGTCGCCTCCTGCGAAGGAACCGCACCCTCTGCCTCGGTGGCAGCGCCCTTGCGTGATCGGCCGCCGAACGCGTTCCGCAGGAGAGTGAGAATGCCCATGTGCGCAACCCTTCGCATGAGTTGTAGCCCGTCAATCCCTGGCCAGGACGGACACGTAAGGTTAGCGGCCCCGGATTGCGATCTTGGGCAGGGGCGCCCACCCGGGGCCCGGGGAGTCAAGACCTGCTTCCGGCCGTCACTCGCGCGGGACGTCAACTCCGCTACGTCCACCCCGGGTTCATCCACCGTTCACCGCCCCGCCCCGCTCTCGCACATACGCGCGCCTAGCGTCCGTCAAGCGAGCTTCAAGGGGAAGCAAGGGGAGAGCAAAAGTGCGCGTACAGCTGCCGTTGATCAACACCGCCCATGGGCGATCCGCCCTGACCTGCCGTTTCCGGTGCGGTGACGCCTGTTTCCACCCGGCGCCCAACACCTCCGCCAACCCGTACGTCGGCGACGTCATCGCCTCCGCGCTCAGCCGCCGCTCGATGATGCGCGCCGCCGCCGTCGTGACCGTCGCCGCCGCGGCCGGCACCGCGGGCACCGTCGTCGCGGCCCCCTCGGTCGAAGCCGCCCCCCAGGCCCCGACCGGGTGGAAGCCGAAGGGCAGGGCCGCCCGCGGTCTCCGCTTCACCCCGGTCGCGCCCAACACCGAGGACACCGTGACCGTCCCGGCCGGTTACTCCCAGAACGTCGTCGTCCGCTGGGGCGAGCCCATCCTGCGCGGCGCCCCCGCCTTCGACCCGGAGAAGCAGACCGCCGCCGCCCAGGCCGGCCAGTTCGGGTACAACAACGACTTCCTCGCGCTGCTGCCCGTGCCGGGCGAGCGCGGCCGGCAGGTGCTCGTCGCCAACCACGAGTACACCGATGAGGTCCTGATGTTCCGCGGCTACGACGCCGCCGCCCCCACCCGTGAGCAGGTCGAGATCGCCTGGGCCGCGCACGGGCTGTCCGCCGTGGTCGTGGAGGAGAACAAGAAGAACGGCGCGCTCACCGTCGTACCCCGCCACCATCTGAACCGGCGCGTCACCGCCACCACCGAGTTCCGGCTGACCGGCCCCGCCGCCGGCTCCGACCTGCTGAAGACCTCCGCCGACCCGACCGGCCGCAAGGTGCTGGGCACGCTCAACAACTGCTCCGGCGGCACCACCCCCTGGGGCACCACCCTGCACGGCGAGGAGAACTTCAACCAGTACTTCGCGGGCGCGACCCGGGCGACGGACAAGCGGTACGGGATCGGCACGGGCGCCAGCGAGCGCAAGTGGGAGCGGTTCGACAAGCGGTTCGACGTCGCCCAGGAGCCCAACGAGGTGCACCGGTTCGGGTACGTCGTCGAGCTCGACCCCTACGACCCCTCCTCCGCGCCCCGCAAGCACACCGCGCTCGGCCGGTTCAAGCACGAGGGCGCGACCGTACGGCTCACGGACGACGGGCGGCCGGTCGTGTACTCCGGCGACGACGAGCGCTTCGACTACTTCTACAAGTTCGTCGGCAGCAAGCGGATGAAGCACGGAACCTCCCGGGCCGTGCGGGAGCACAACCTCTCGCTGCTCGACGAGGGGACGCTGTACGTCGCCCGGCTCACCGGGGACTCCCCCGCGATCGAGGTCGACGGGACCGGGAAGCTGCCCGCCGACGGTGAGTTCGACGGCAGCGGCGAGTGGATCCCGCTGGCGACCGCCACGGCGAAGGGGGCCGTGTCGCACGTCGAGGGCATGAGCGCCGACGAGGTGTTCGTCTTCACGCGGCTCGCCGGGGACAAGGTCGGGGCGACCAGGATGGACCGGCCCGAGGACATCGAGCCCAACCCGCGCACCGGCAAGGTGTACGTGGCCCTGACGAACAACACCAACCGGGGCGTGGGCGCGAATGCCCCGGCCGACGAGGCCAACCCCCGCAACGCCAACAAGCACGGCCACATCCTGGAGCTCACCGAGCGCTGGAACCGGGCCGACAGCACGCGGTTCGCCTGGACGCTGTTCCTCGTCGCGGGCGACCCCGAGGACCCGGCAACCTACTTCGCCGGGTTCCCGAAGGACGACGTCAGTCCCATCTCCTGCCCGGACAACGTGGCCTTCGACCCGCACGGCAACCTGTGGATCTCCACGGACGGCAACCAGCTCGGTTCCCACGACGGTCTGTTCGGCGTGGCCACCCGTGGCGAGCGGCGCGGTGAGCTCAAGCAGTTCCTGACCGTGCCGACCGGCGCGGAGACCTGCGGCCCGCTGGTGCAGGACCGGCGCGTCCTGGTCGCCGTGCAGCACCCGGGGGAGATCAACGGGGCGACGGTGGAGAACCCGGCGAGCACCTGGCCCGACGGACCGGGCAGGATCGTGCGCCCGGCCGTCGTGGCGGTGTGGCGCAAGGACGGCGACGACATCGGCGTCTGAGCCCCGCGGCTCCTTCAGGGAATGGCCGGAACCGTCGGTCGCGCCTCCCGGCGCCCGGCACCGTCGCGTTCCAGCCATTCCCGGTAGGCCGGCGCCTGCCGCGCGCTCTCCCAGTACGCCTCCTCCAGCGCGGGACGGACCCCGTCCAGGTCCGTCTCGGTGCGGGCCGCGAGGAGGAGCCGTACGCCGAGCGGGTCGCCCTGGAGCCGCCGTACCGCCATGTCGGGGCGGGGCACCCGGGTCGGCTGGCAGACGGTGACGACCTCGCCGGTGGCGACCAGGGCGTCGGCGGTGTGGTAATCGCCGTGCAGCACGACGGGGTTGACGCCGGCCGCGCGGAACATGCGGTGCACGGCGTCCCATTCACCGTCGACGGTGGGGTCGATCATCCAGCGGTCCCGGGCCAGGTCGGCCAGGGTGACCGTGGGTTTCGCGGCCGCAGGGTGGTCGGCGGGCAGCGACACGAACTGCGGCTCGCGTTCCACCAGGACCCGCAGGCACAGCTCGCGCGGGATGCGCAGCGGGCAGCCCTCCACCTCGTGCACGAACGCCACGTCGAGCTGTCCTTCGGCGACCATGTGCAGCAGGGCGTTGGGGGAGACGTTCATGTGCAGGGTGGGGTCCTGGCCGCGGGCACGCAGCCGGCGCAGCCAGCCGGACAGGGCCCGGGACGCGGTGGAGCCGACACGCAGCTGAGGTCCGCCCGTGGCGGCCGCGCGGGCATCGGCTACCAGGGAGCGCATCTCGGCCACCAGCGGGCGGGCGCGGCTGAGGACCAGCCGGCCCAGCGGGGTGGGGCGGCAGCCGGATCTCGCGCGCACGAACAGGGCGCCGCCCAGAGACTGTTCGATCCGGCGCAGCTGGGTGCTCAGCGACGGCTGGGACACGCCCAGCTGACGGGCGGCCCGGTGCAGGCTGCCGGTGTCGGCTATGGCCACCAGCGCGCGGAGGTGTCGCACCTCAAGGTCCATGCGATCGGAGCGTAAGGCGGGGGAAGGGCTTTCACCAGAGGCGCCGAACTCCCGTGATAGGGCCGCGCTATCACCTGTTGGCATCATCACAGCCGTCGCACAGCCACCGACACTCACATCGACGACTCACCCCCCCACCAAGGAGTCCTCGATGCGCAAGTACACCCATGCCCTGACCGCCGGCGCGATGGCCCTCGGACTGGCAACGGCCGGTCTGGTCACGGCGGTTCCCGCGACCGCGGCACCGGCTCCCGCACCGCGGGCCGGATACACCGCCGCCACGACGACGGACACCAGTGAGGCCTTCTTCCAGGCCGTCCTCGCGTCCGTGGCCGAGAAGCGGGCCGCGCACCCCGACAGCACGGCGGCCGTCACCGTCGTCTACGACGCCTCCCGGGCGCCCTCGTTCAGCGCGCAGATAAGCCGCAGCGCCCAGATATGGAACAGCTCGGTCTCCAACGTCAGACTCCAGTCGGGGTCGGCGTCGAGCGCCGACTTCTCCTACCGCGAGGGCAACGACTCGCGCGGTTCGTACGCCTCGACCGACGGTCACGGCAGCGGGTATGTCTTCCTGGACTACCGCCAGAACCAGCAGTACGACTCGACCCGTGTCACCGCCCACGAGACCGGACACGTGCTCGGTCTGCCGGACCACTACTCCGGTCCGTGCAGTGAGCTGATGTCGGGCGGCGGCCCCGGCCCGTCCTGCACCAACGCCGTCCCGAACGCCGCCGAGCGCAGCCGGGTCAACCAGCTCTGGGCGAACGGCCTGGCCGCGGCCATGGACAAGGCCCTGCACAAGTCCGACCGCTAGCCGCCACCCCCCACCCCGGTGCGGGCCGCCCACCACGAGAGGGCGGCCCGCACCGGCATGCCGCCGGTCAGCGCGGTGAGGTGATCGCCCGGGCCGCCGCCACCTCCTGGCGGACCGGCTCCAGCACACTGCCCGCGGGCCCGGTGAGGTCGGTGCGGACCTCGTAGAGGGTCTCCGCCTCGCGCAGCCCCTCCGCCAACTCGCGCAGCTGAAGGGCGACCTGGCCGACCTCGGCCGGGGACGGGGGCTGTGCTCCGTGCCGTACACGGACGCGTGCCGCGGTCGTCGCGTCCACGATGCGTTCGACCGCGACGACCAGCGGCCACCAGGCGGCGGCCCGGCGTCCGGTGGGCGGCGGTTCGGTCAGCGCGCGCTGGAACTCCGTACGGATGACCGAGAGGTCGCGGTAGAGGCGGCGGCGCATCCGGGCGCGGGCCGAGGGTTCCGTGCTCGGCAGGAAGGCCGACTCCACATAGGTCGCCGTGTCCGCCACCGCGTCCGCCAGCCGGTCGCCGACCCGGGTGTGCCAGCTCTCCGGCCACAGCAGATAGCCCGCGACCAGGGCGATCGCGCAGCCCATCAGGGAGTCCAGCAGACGGGGCATCAGCAGGGCGGTGCCCTGGTGGTTGAGGACGTCCGACAGCAGGAGGATCACCGGGGTGATCGCGGCCGTCTGGTAGCCGTACCCGCGCGGGGTCAGGGCGGGGATCAGCGGGGCCAGCACCAGCATCACCGCCACGTCCCACCATCCGCGCGGCACCTGGGAGAGCACCGCCGCCGCGACCACGAGCCCGGCCACCGTGCCCAGCGCCCGCAGCAGGGCCCGCGAGAACACCGAACCGAAGTCCGGCTTCAGCACGAAGGTGATCGTCAGGGCCACCCAGTAGGAGCGGGGCACGGGGACGATCGACACCAGTGCCTGGGCCAGCCCGATGCACAGGGCGAGCCGCAGGCCGTACCGCCAGGACGCCGCCGACAGGGCCACGTTCCGAGCCGCCCGGGCGGCGCGCACGCCGAGCGCGGCCGGGCGGCCCAGCCGGTCGTCGATGCCGCTCGGATCCACGTCCGGCGCGGCGACGACCTCGGCCGCGTGGCGCAGGGCGTGGTCGACGGCGCGGGCGGTCTCCGACACCGGAACCGGCAGACGCAGTCCGGTCGGTCCCGTGTACCCCGTCTCCACCGCCTGGGCGAGATGGCGGACCGCCTCCGGGATCTCCGGTGCCAGCGGCCGGCCGGACAGGTGGGCCGCGGGGGCCGCCTCCACCACCGGTGTGATCGCGTTCAACTGCGCCAGCAGCCGGGTGAGTTCGGGGCTGCGGCCGTGATGGCGGGCGCGCCGGGCGAGGACGAGGTCGTACGACTGGTTCAGGGACTGGGTGACGGCGTGCCGTGCCTCGTCGTACTCCGCGCGGCCGCAGGCGGCCATCAGGCCGGCCACCGCCCGGTAGCTGCCCGCGACCGCCGCCCGCTCCGGCACCCCGGACCTGAGCGGCCAGGCGAGCAGGGCCAGCAGCAGGACGAGCAGTCCGCCGCCGGTCATCAGCAGCGGGGCCGTCCACCACTCGCCCGGCATCGGAAGGCCCGCGCCCACCACGGAGTTCAGCAGCAGGAGCAGTCCCGAGACCGAGGCGACCGCGCCGATCGTCGAGATCATCCCGGAGACGAGGGCGACCCCGGTGACCGCCCAGACGGCGAGCCATCCCTGGCCGTAGACCAGCGAGCCGAGCGTGACGCCGACCGCGCCGAACAGCTGGGGGATCGCGATGTTGAGGATGCGCATGCGGTACGCGTCCGCGGTGTCGCCGATGACCCCGGACAGGGCGCCCATGGAGGCGAGGGCGCCGTACAGGGGCCGGTCCACCGCGAGGCCGACCGCCAGGGGGAGGGTCATCGCGATCGCCGCGCGGGCCACGGCGGGCCAATTGATTGGTGCCTGCTGCGGTTGGAGGTTCCGGACCAGCCAGTCGGGCGGGGTGAGGCCGATGCGGGACATGGGGTCATTATGAACACCCAGGTCAACCGGGTCCGTGCAGCGCGATGTCGACCAGCAGGGCACGGTGGTCGGTGTCCGCGAGGTCCAGGAACCTCGCGGACCTCGCCGAGAACCGCGCCGACACCAGCACGTGGTCGATCTGCGCGCCGATCGCCGGGGCGGTGCGGGCCGGCCAGGTCGGTGTGCGGCCGGACCCGGCGAGGCGGGCCGCGTCGCGCAGTCCGGTGTCGAGGATCGCGCGGAAGGCCGCGTGGTCCTGGGAGGCGTTGAAGTCGCCGGCCAGGACGGTGGGGGAACCGGTGGCGGCGGCGAAGTCCCGCAGCTCCCCCAGCTCCCGCCGCCACACGTCCAGTTGGCCCGGCAGCGGCGGCATCGGATGCGCGAGCTGGAGCCGTACGGCATGACCGCGTACGTCGGCCATGGCCCCCGGCATGCCCATGGTGCTGCCCCGGATCCCGGCGGCGGGCTCCAGGGGGAAGCGGCTGAGCACGACGGACCCCCTCGAGCCGGCGCCCTCCACGGACCGCCGGTACGGATAGTCCTCGGACAGGGCCCGCCGCAGGGCCGCCGAGCAGCCGTACTCGCACTCCTGCACGAACACGACGTCAGGTCGGTGCTCGCGGACGGCGGTGACGAGAGCACCGGTGGCCCGGCCGAACTCGACGTTCGAGGTCAGGACGCGGAAGGAGGCGAGCACCCGCCCGTCCGGTTCGCCGCCCTGCCCGTAGGGGGCGAGGAACCACGCCAGCAGTCCCATCACGACGACCGCCCAGAGGGTCCCCGGCCACCAGCGGGCCAGCAGGGCGAGGGCCAGGCCCGCTGCGGCCGGCGCGAGCAGCCACGGGAGGAAGGCGAGCAGCTGGGGGACGGGGGTGATCCCGTCCGTGTCGGCGAGCCGGCACCCCAGGACGACGCTCACGGCGGCGAGGAGCAGGGCGGCGGTCCAGGTACCGAGTCCTCGGCGG
This genomic window contains:
- the metG gene encoding methionine--tRNA ligase, translating into MARHLITSALPYINGIKHLGNMVGSMLPADVYSRYLRQRGHDVLYICATDEHGTPAELAAKEQGLPVDEFCAQAHDAQKAVYDGFALAFDYFGRSSSAQNVEITQHFARRLNENGFIEERAIRQVYSPTDGRFLPDRYVEGTCPHCGYDKARGDQCENCTRVLDPTDLINPRSAISGSTDLEVRETKHLFLLQSKLQHEVEEWVSRHEADWPQLASSIARKWLTEGLHDRAITRDLDWGVPVPADTWPELAAEGKVFYVWFDAPIEYIGATKEWADAARDTDPENRDWKSWWYDVDTEVRYTEFMAKDNVPFHTVMFPATELGVREPWKKVDYVKAFNWLTYYGGKFSTSQKRGVFTDQALDILPADYWRYFLIANAPESDDSSFTWEHFTATVNKDLADTLGNFVNRVLSFSKKRFGEEVPAGGEPGEAEAKLGEEIARLLAEYEQQMEALQFRKAAAALRALWSAGNSYLEEKAPWLEIKTDKDGAALTLRTAMNLIHLYAVVSEPFIPATSAAMRQAFALPDDTATWVTADEARALTALTPGVPFTVPPVLFAKLTDEDLETYKERFGGSPE
- a CDS encoding VWA domain-containing protein; amino-acid sequence: MGILTLLRNAFGGRSRKGAATEAEGAVPSQEATAPTQAPPATATATVPEPRAEAPDTDSDSEHELVSAAFNNVTVPKQAPPAGAAAEETPVSPEAVPAEAPVTEPEQPTSAPVAEEPAKEAPAAEEAPAVTEAADEKQGAEEVVAETTEAAETTEAAEPAVEEPVAEEPAPASVDEAEPQAAEAEPAPEPQAAEAEPAPEPEPEPVAEVVPAPEPETVVEPEPEPVVPELEPEPEPVAEVAAPVAAEHAPAPAADGEDAPQGPPAADDESGTGAAGGNDDDPAEGRSVTVPPTLRTAHDAAATTLAAHGLTGTTAKTYLVLDRSASMRPYYKDGSAQALGEQTLALAAHLDPESTVHVVFFSTELDGTGELTLTDHENKIDELHAGLGRMGRTSYHAAVAEVLAHHTKENPGTPALVVFQTDGAPDAKTPATQALTEAAKSHPTVFFSFVAFGDPENKAFDYLRKLKLPNTSHFLAGETPKELTDAEVYEGILANWRP
- a CDS encoding PhoX family protein, whose product is MRVQLPLINTAHGRSALTCRFRCGDACFHPAPNTSANPYVGDVIASALSRRSMMRAAAVVTVAAAAGTAGTVVAAPSVEAAPQAPTGWKPKGRAARGLRFTPVAPNTEDTVTVPAGYSQNVVVRWGEPILRGAPAFDPEKQTAAAQAGQFGYNNDFLALLPVPGERGRQVLVANHEYTDEVLMFRGYDAAAPTREQVEIAWAAHGLSAVVVEENKKNGALTVVPRHHLNRRVTATTEFRLTGPAAGSDLLKTSADPTGRKVLGTLNNCSGGTTPWGTTLHGEENFNQYFAGATRATDKRYGIGTGASERKWERFDKRFDVAQEPNEVHRFGYVVELDPYDPSSAPRKHTALGRFKHEGATVRLTDDGRPVVYSGDDERFDYFYKFVGSKRMKHGTSRAVREHNLSLLDEGTLYVARLTGDSPAIEVDGTGKLPADGEFDGSGEWIPLATATAKGAVSHVEGMSADEVFVFTRLAGDKVGATRMDRPEDIEPNPRTGKVYVALTNNTNRGVGANAPADEANPRNANKHGHILELTERWNRADSTRFAWTLFLVAGDPEDPATYFAGFPKDDVSPISCPDNVAFDPHGNLWISTDGNQLGSHDGLFGVATRGERRGELKQFLTVPTGAETCGPLVQDRRVLVAVQHPGEINGATVENPASTWPDGPGRIVRPAVVAVWRKDGDDIGV
- a CDS encoding LysR family transcriptional regulator; this translates as MDLEVRHLRALVAIADTGSLHRAARQLGVSQPSLSTQLRRIEQSLGGALFVRARSGCRPTPLGRLVLSRARPLVAEMRSLVADARAAATGGPQLRVGSTASRALSGWLRRLRARGQDPTLHMNVSPNALLHMVAEGQLDVAFVHEVEGCPLRIPRELCLRVLVEREPQFVSLPADHPAAAKPTVTLADLARDRWMIDPTVDGEWDAVHRMFRAAGVNPVVLHGDYHTADALVATGEVVTVCQPTRVPRPDMAVRRLQGDPLGVRLLLAARTETDLDGVRPALEEAYWESARQAPAYREWLERDGAGRREARPTVPAIP
- the snpA gene encoding snapalysin translates to MRKYTHALTAGAMALGLATAGLVTAVPATAAPAPAPRAGYTAATTTDTSEAFFQAVLASVAEKRAAHPDSTAAVTVVYDASRAPSFSAQISRSAQIWNSSVSNVRLQSGSASSADFSYREGNDSRGSYASTDGHGSGYVFLDYRQNQQYDSTRVTAHETGHVLGLPDHYSGPCSELMSGGGPGPSCTNAVPNAAERSRVNQLWANGLAAAMDKALHKSDR
- a CDS encoding FUSC family protein, encoding MSRIGLTPPDWLVRNLQPQQAPINWPAVARAAIAMTLPLAVGLAVDRPLYGALASMGALSGVIGDTADAYRMRILNIAIPQLFGAVGVTLGSLVYGQGWLAVWAVTGVALVSGMISTIGAVASVSGLLLLLNSVVGAGLPMPGEWWTAPLLMTGGGLLVLLLALLAWPLRSGVPERAAVAGSYRAVAGLMAACGRAEYDEARHAVTQSLNQSYDLVLARRARHHGRSPELTRLLAQLNAITPVVEAAPAAHLSGRPLAPEIPEAVRHLAQAVETGYTGPTGLRLPVPVSETARAVDHALRHAAEVVAAPDVDPSGIDDRLGRPAALGVRAARAARNVALSAASWRYGLRLALCIGLAQALVSIVPVPRSYWVALTITFVLKPDFGSVFSRALLRALGTVAGLVVAAAVLSQVPRGWWDVAVMLVLAPLIPALTPRGYGYQTAAITPVILLLSDVLNHQGTALLMPRLLDSLMGCAIALVAGYLLWPESWHTRVGDRLADAVADTATYVESAFLPSTEPSARARMRRRLYRDLSVIRTEFQRALTEPPPTGRRAAAWWPLVVAVERIVDATTAARVRVRHGAQPPSPAEVGQVALQLRELAEGLREAETLYEVRTDLTGPAGSVLEPVRQEVAAARAITSPR
- a CDS encoding endonuclease/exonuclease/phosphatase family protein; amino-acid sequence: MTRRGLGTWTAALLLAAVSVVLGCRLADTDGITPVPQLLAFLPWLLAPAAAGLALALLARWWPGTLWAVVVMGLLAWFLAPYGQGGEPDGRVLASFRVLTSNVEFGRATGALVTAVREHRPDVVFVQECEYGCSAALRRALSEDYPYRRSVEGAGSRGSVVLSRFPLEPAAGIRGSTMGMPGAMADVRGHAVRLQLAHPMPPLPGQLDVWRRELGELRDFAAATGSPTVLAGDFNASQDHAAFRAILDTGLRDAARLAGSGRTPTWPARTAPAIGAQIDHVLVSARFSARSARFLDLADTDHRALLVDIALHGPG